The genomic segment GCGGTTTCCTCCGCCAGTGCGGCATCCATGAAGCCGCGCAAATCCAGATAGCCGATGTTGCCGCTCAAATGCTCGACTTTCTCAAATCCGTAATTGCGCGCAGCGGCAAACGCGCGGCGGCGCTCGCGTTCTTCCGGCGTTTCCTGCCGTGGGTGATCGCGCTTGGGCAATACCTCCCGGCTGAAGCTCACGCGAAGATGTTTGTCGCGGCTGACTTCCTGCAAATGCGCAGTGAGCGTATTGGTGAAAGCGCCGGGATCAGCGATTTTATCGTATTCCTTCTTTTTCATCCGGCCGCGCACGGCTTGCTCCATCTGCTTGGCTACTTCTGGAAAGATGTAGTTTTCGTGAAGCGCCTGCAACGCGCCGTCGATAACTACTTTGCGAACCTTGGCGTCAAGCGACCACTCCATTGCTTGTTGTGCTCGAGTGAGATTTGCAGCACCGAACACGCCGAGACTCGCCAAAACAACAATGCCGAGAATCCGTCTTCGCTGAAAGGTACTTCGCATCTTATTTCTCCTCTTATCGACAATCTGATGATAGAGATGTTTTATTGATGAATATCCGTTATGCCATGGCCTCGACATGCCCGGCCATGTATTCCATGTATAAATCTTCCAAGCTTTCCCCGGCCAGTTGCTCGCGTGTGCGTTGCATCACAAGTTTACCCTGTTTCATAATGCCCACGATATCCGCAATTTCCTTGGCGCGAAAGATATCGTGCGTGGACATGAGAATCGCTTTGCCCTCCTCGCGCAGTGCGTGCAATAACTGGATGAATTCAAAGCCGGCTTGGGGATCGAGGCCGGAAGTCGGTTCGTCGAGCAGAATCGCCGGCGCGTTCTTGAGAATGGCGATGGCGATGCCGCATTTTTGGCGCATGCCTTTGGAGAAGCCTTTCAAACGCTTGTGATGTGCTTCTTCCTGCAAACCGACGCGCAACAGCACGCGGCGGTAATCGTCTTTGGTGTAATTCGTTTGGCCGCCCAGGCGCGCGAAAAAATCGAGATTTTGCAGCGCGGTGAAGTTGGGATAGAGCATCACATTCTCTGAAACAAACGCGACGTGTTGTTTGGCGCGCAACGGTTCGCGGTGGGTGACCACGCCGTCGATGCGCGCTTCACCCTCAGTCGGCTCGATGAAGTTGAGAAAGAGATTGATGGTGGTGGTTTTGCCCGCGCCATTGGCGCCGAGCATGGCGTAAATCTCGCCGGGCTTCACCGCGAAGGAAACATGATCGAGCGCGAGCACGCCGTCTTCGTAGCGCTTGGTCAACTTATCCGCTTCGAGCAGGGCTTGAGCGCCGTTGGGGGAGAGAGGCAATGACATGATTTTCCTCGTGAGAAAAACTTTTGTTTGATTTTACGTTTTTTTCTGGCAAATTAGCCTTGATAACAAGGAGATTCTTATGCTGCAAGTAAACATGTCTGATGCAACAACCAACCTCTCTTCTTTGATTCAAAAAGTCATGGAGGGAGAGGAGGTCGTGATCGCCAAAGATGACAAGCCAGTCGCCAAACTGGTGCCGTTTTATACCCTCAAGCCAAAGCGCAAACTAGGCACGGCCAAGGGCAAGATAAAAATGGCGCCGGACTTTGATGAGCCCTTGGAAGATTTCAAAGACTACATGTGATGAGATACCTGCTCGACACGCACACACTTTTGTGGATCGCTGAAGATGA from the Cytophagia bacterium CHB2 genome contains:
- a CDS encoding ABC transporter ATP-binding protein, yielding MLEADKLTKRYEDGVLALDHVSFAVKPGEIYAMLGANGAGKTTTINLFLNFIEPTEGEARIDGVVTHREPLRAKQHVAFVSENVMLYPNFTALQNLDFFARLGGQTNYTKDDYRRVLLRVGLQEEAHHKRLKGFSKGMRQKCGIAIAILKNAPAILLDEPTSGLDPQAGFEFIQLLHALREEGKAILMSTHDIFRAKEIADIVGIMKQGKLVMQRTREQLAGESLEDLYMEYMAGHVEAMA
- a CDS encoding type II toxin-antitoxin system Phd/YefM family antitoxin, which gives rise to MLQVNMSDATTNLSSLIQKVMEGEEVVIAKDDKPVAKLVPFYTLKPKRKLGTAKGKIKMAPDFDEPLEDFKDYM